In Pleurocapsa sp. PCC 7319, the following are encoded in one genomic region:
- a CDS encoding LptF/LptG family permease, whose amino-acid sequence MRIKPAKKNIFYAEYQSKGLNASSAPGKLNKIYFAEQYQERILQGITVIYFAQGKISQIVTAKSATWNQEQQLWNLVAAEINHINPRIEDMVTENFGSLKLPLSATMFEIARKKRSPEEMNIRQAQEYLKIIKNNGKKTEITKFEVKIQQKYAFPFICLVFALVGSTLGAKYSQINRGKGFSLCVGIVFFYYLLGFASDSLGIVGVLSPWLAAWLPNILCLIGGIYLLVNVNR is encoded by the coding sequence ATCAGAATTAAACCTGCAAAAAAAAATATCTTTTATGCTGAATATCAATCAAAGGGTCTAAATGCTTCATCTGCACCAGGAAAGCTAAATAAAATCTATTTTGCCGAGCAATATCAGGAGCGAATTTTACAAGGAATAACAGTTATTTATTTTGCTCAGGGAAAAATAAGTCAGATTGTTACGGCTAAATCTGCTACTTGGAATCAAGAACAACAACTATGGAATTTAGTTGCTGCTGAAATTAACCATATAAACCCCCGTATTGAAGACATGGTTACGGAAAACTTCGGTAGCCTCAAATTACCCCTATCGGCAACTATGTTTGAAATTGCCAGGAAAAAACGTAGTCCCGAAGAGATGAATATTCGTCAGGCACAAGAATATTTAAAGATCATCAAAAATAACGGTAAAAAAACTGAGATAACTAAGTTTGAGGTAAAAATTCAACAAAAATATGCCTTCCCTTTTATCTGCCTGGTGTTTGCTTTGGTAGGGTCAACTTTAGGGGCTAAATATTCCCAAATCAATAGAGGAAAAGGATTTAGTCTTTGTGTCGGGATTGTATTTTTTTATTATCTATTAGGATTTGCCAGCGATTCATTGGGCATTGTGGGAGTCCTATCACCTTGGTTAGCAGCTTGGCTACCCAATATTTTATGTTTAATTGGGGGTATTTACTTGTTAGTCAATGTTAATCGTTAA
- a CDS encoding LptF/LptG family permease yields the protein MKLKVNSIKNLLRCRISLIDRYLVKELSVFFLFSVGLFSSLGVTIGTVSDLGYKITEHQLPITVAILIFGYKIPEYIAYALPISILLASLIIYGRLSRDRELVALASFGINFYRIITPALVFSLIVTGVTFLFNELIVPGANYQANLVQTPFVDQSELNLQKKISFMLNINQRV from the coding sequence ATGAAATTAAAGGTCAACAGTATTAAGAACCTGCTTCGCTGCCGTATATCTTTAATAGATCGTTATTTAGTCAAAGAACTAAGTGTATTTTTTTTATTTAGTGTCGGCTTATTTTCTTCTTTGGGAGTAACGATAGGAACAGTTTCCGACTTAGGGTATAAAATTACCGAACACCAATTACCAATTACTGTCGCCATTTTGATTTTTGGCTACAAAATACCAGAATATATCGCTTATGCCTTACCTATTTCGATATTACTCGCTAGTTTAATCATTTATGGTCGCCTGAGTCGCGATCGCGAACTAGTTGCTTTAGCTAGTTTTGGGATTAATTTTTATCGCATCATTACCCCAGCTTTGGTATTTAGCTTAATAGTCACTGGAGTAACTTTTTTATTTAATGAATTAATCGTGCCTGGGGCAAATTATCAAGCAAACTTAGTCCAAACTCCTTTTGTTGATCAATCAGAATTAAACCTGCAAAAAAAAATATCTTTTATGCTGAATATCAATCAAAGGGTCTAA
- a CDS encoding GAF domain-containing protein encodes MPDPGLEKLFNRLSKSLAEDKLVQDVTNDIRAKLDVDRVVLYYFYRQWQGRVTFESLSSSKYSIFGSTGPDECFNGEYAALYQKGRVSAIANIETAPIAECHRDFLTTIQVKANLVVPVLPPKGLWGLLIAHHCQSPFDWSADNIQTMQTGAATLAQAHAIRQG; translated from the coding sequence ATGCCCGATCCTGGTTTAGAAAAGCTGTTTAATCGTCTGTCTAAAAGTCTTGCTGAAGATAAACTAGTTCAGGACGTGACCAACGATATCAGAGCAAAACTTGATGTTGATCGAGTGGTTCTTTATTATTTTTATCGTCAATGGCAGGGCAGAGTGACTTTTGAATCTCTTAGTTCCTCAAAGTATTCAATTTTTGGTTCAACGGGACCTGATGAATGTTTTAACGGCGAGTATGCTGCTCTATATCAGAAAGGCAGAGTCAGTGCGATCGCTAATATTGAAACGGCACCGATTGCGGAATGTCACCGAGATTTTTTAACCACAATTCAGGTAAAGGCTAATTTAGTTGTACCCGTTTTACCTCCCAAAGGATTATGGGGTTTACTAATTGCTCATCATTGCCAAAGTCCTTTTGATTGGTCAGCAGACAATATCCAAACTATGCAAACAGGGGCAGCAACTCTTGCTCAAGCTCATGCAATTCGTCAGGGTTGA
- a CDS encoding DEAD/DEAH box helicase, with amino-acid sequence MSIIHGSWSVNAGKDYFFIWGEVWRSLVNENYTTNEAGDLIHPFDLSCPELLELLKSHELDFAELFDNSKWQTQLIAIPTIITGSGENKKIQPVFAKDNVESESTLDSYLWEVEGFRLTPHETIKLLQVLSLSSLQASTQYLAGDICFWSHIYRWVLDLIVRQKFLPGIEAPKSTETSYRSIWQPLIDSEVDRVRLAKFTQAIPEACLAYLDAEESEAETTDEELLLRSLSLILDAQLRIWTDYKASNVKDVTVYPWLESLSESPVLEAEQKSINRLNNALYNWTLPISEYIVNRQNNNLGQNRYRVCFVLTPPTKTTPDGEQNDWYLDYYLQALDNPDYIIGAATIWQCAIDTLTINRRTVENPQEILLKGLGLASRIYEPIKISLEQSQPLSCLLNPIQVYEFIRAIAWQLKDNGLGVVMPPGLTPGTSEQRLGIKMTASVNQKKGERLSLQSLLKYKLEIAFGEHTVSKRDFKKLLAQKSPLVEIDGQWIALQPADVKAAQAVLDKSNEQLNLSVEDALRLSTGDTKTLAKLPVVKFESKGVLAGLIDNLSDHKTVEPVKKIKGFSGELRPYQAKGVGWLSFLETWGLGACLADDMGLGKTIQLIAFLLNLQQQDILTKPTLLVCPTSVISNWEREVKKFAPKLKTIIHHGDKREQGKTFAKQVQDKQLVITSYSLVYRDLKTFSAIEWQGVVLDEAQNIKNPSAKQSQAVREIPAGFRIALTGTPVENRLGELWSILDFLNPGFLGNRNFFQKRFAVPIEKYGDRESLNILRSLTQPFILRRLKTDKNIIQDLPEKQEMNVYCGLSTEQAELYQQLVDNSLQEIEDSEGIKRRGLILTLLLRLKQLCNHPELLAETKNKKVKVKLESDNFGDCPKGSGFANRSGKLLRLEEMLDEIIAEGDRALIFTQFSEWGKILKPYLESKLQGEVLFLYGATRRQARQEMVDRFQNEPNGPKIFILSLKAGGTGLNLTRANHVFHVDRWWNPAVENQATDRAFRIGQKRNVQVHKFVCTGTLEERINDIIESKKDLAEQTVNAGEQWLTDFDNSSLRNLLLLDRDAIIDE; translated from the coding sequence ATGTCAATTATTCACGGCAGTTGGAGTGTTAATGCAGGTAAAGATTATTTCTTTATCTGGGGAGAAGTATGGCGTTCTTTAGTTAACGAAAATTATACGACTAATGAAGCAGGTGATTTAATTCATCCTTTTGATTTATCTTGCCCAGAGTTATTGGAGCTACTTAAAAGCCATGAACTAGATTTTGCAGAATTATTTGACAATAGTAAGTGGCAAACTCAATTGATTGCCATTCCGACGATTATTACTGGCTCAGGAGAAAACAAGAAGATACAACCCGTTTTTGCCAAGGATAACGTAGAATCTGAGTCAACTTTAGACTCATATCTTTGGGAGGTAGAAGGGTTTCGCTTAACTCCCCATGAAACCATAAAATTATTGCAAGTTTTATCTCTGAGTTCTTTACAGGCAAGTACTCAGTATCTAGCAGGAGATATTTGTTTTTGGTCGCACATTTATCGCTGGGTATTAGATTTAATTGTCAGGCAAAAGTTTTTACCTGGAATTGAAGCTCCTAAGTCAACAGAAACTAGTTACAGAAGTATCTGGCAACCCTTAATCGATAGCGAAGTTGATCGTGTGCGGTTAGCAAAATTCACCCAAGCTATCCCAGAAGCTTGTTTGGCCTATCTTGATGCTGAAGAATCGGAAGCAGAAACCACTGACGAAGAGCTGTTATTGCGATCGCTTTCCTTAATTTTAGATGCTCAATTGCGTATCTGGACAGATTACAAAGCTAGTAACGTTAAGGATGTTACGGTTTATCCTTGGTTAGAATCACTTTCAGAGTCTCCAGTATTAGAAGCAGAACAGAAAAGTATTAATCGCTTAAATAATGCTCTATATAATTGGACGTTACCCATCAGCGAATATATTGTCAATCGTCAGAATAATAACTTAGGACAAAATCGCTATCGTGTTTGTTTTGTCCTCACTCCGCCGACCAAAACTACACCCGACGGAGAACAGAATGATTGGTATTTAGATTATTATTTACAGGCGTTAGATAATCCTGATTATATTATTGGTGCTGCCACAATTTGGCAATGTGCCATCGATACCCTAACGATTAATCGTCGTACAGTCGAAAATCCCCAAGAAATTCTCTTAAAAGGTTTGGGTTTGGCTAGTCGTATTTATGAACCAATTAAAATAAGTCTCGAACAAAGCCAGCCCTTATCTTGTCTCCTCAATCCCATCCAAGTCTATGAATTTATCAGAGCGATCGCTTGGCAATTAAAAGACAATGGTTTAGGAGTAGTTATGCCTCCTGGTTTAACCCCAGGCACAAGCGAACAAAGGTTAGGCATTAAAATGACTGCTAGCGTGAATCAAAAAAAAGGAGAACGTTTAAGTCTGCAAAGTTTACTGAAATACAAATTAGAAATTGCCTTCGGTGAACACACTGTTTCTAAGCGAGATTTCAAAAAATTGCTGGCTCAAAAGTCCCCCTTAGTAGAAATAGATGGGCAGTGGATTGCACTCCAACCTGCTGATGTTAAAGCTGCTCAGGCGGTATTAGATAAATCTAATGAGCAGTTGAATTTATCGGTGGAAGATGCCTTACGTTTATCCACTGGGGATACCAAAACCCTAGCCAAATTACCTGTAGTTAAGTTTGAGTCTAAGGGAGTATTAGCAGGATTAATTGATAATTTATCGGATCATAAAACTGTTGAACCAGTTAAAAAGATCAAAGGTTTTTCGGGTGAGTTACGCCCTTATCAGGCAAAAGGAGTTGGTTGGTTATCTTTCTTGGAAACTTGGGGTTTAGGGGCTTGTTTGGCGGATGATATGGGTTTAGGGAAAACGATACAACTAATAGCTTTCCTGCTTAATTTGCAACAACAAGATATTTTAACTAAGCCGACTTTACTAGTTTGTCCTACTTCCGTAATTAGCAACTGGGAGCGAGAAGTGAAGAAATTTGCCCCTAAATTAAAAACAATTATTCACCATGGCGATAAACGAGAGCAGGGAAAAACCTTCGCTAAACAGGTCCAAGATAAACAATTGGTAATTACCAGTTACTCCTTGGTTTATCGAGATTTAAAAACTTTTTCAGCTATAGAATGGCAAGGAGTAGTATTAGACGAAGCCCAAAATATCAAAAATCCCTCCGCTAAACAATCTCAAGCCGTCAGAGAAATTCCCGCAGGATTCCGTATTGCCTTAACGGGAACCCCTGTAGAAAATCGCCTCGGAGAATTATGGTCAATTTTAGACTTTCTCAATCCTGGTTTTTTGGGGAATCGTAATTTTTTCCAAAAAAGATTTGCCGTGCCGATCGAAAAATATGGCGATCGCGAATCTTTAAATATCTTAAGATCTTTGACGCAACCATTTATTCTTCGCCGTTTAAAAACTGATAAGAATATCATTCAAGACTTACCAGAAAAGCAGGAAATGAATGTCTACTGTGGACTTTCTACCGAACAAGCAGAACTTTATCAACAACTGGTAGATAATTCTCTCCAAGAAATCGAAGACTCTGAAGGAATTAAACGTCGTGGGTTGATTCTGACTCTTTTGTTGCGTCTCAAACAACTCTGTAATCATCCTGAATTACTCGCAGAAACTAAGAATAAAAAAGTCAAAGTCAAATTAGAGTCAGACAATTTTGGCGATTGCCCGAAGGGCAGTGGCTTCGCCAATCGTTCTGGTAAATTATTACGCCTGGAGGAGATGTTAGATGAGATTATTGCCGAAGGCGATCGGGCATTGATTTTTACCCAATTTTCTGAGTGGGGCAAAATCTTAAAACCTTATTTAGAAAGTAAATTACAAGGAGAAGTTTTATTCTTGTATGGTGCTACTCGCCGTCAAGCCAGACAAGAAATGGTAGACCGCTTCCAAAATGAACCCAATGGACCTAAAATATTTATTCTCTCTCTGAAAGCTGGTGGTACGGGGCTTAATCTAACCAGAGCCAATCATGTATTTCATGTCGATCGCTGGTGGAATCCGGCGGTAGAAAACCAGGCAACAGATCGAGCTTTTCGCATTGGACAAAAACGCAATGTTCAGGTACATAAATTTGTCTGCACAGGTACTTTGGAAGAACGCATCAATGACATTATTGAAAGTAAAAAAGACCTTGCAGAACAGACGGTAAATGCTGGAGAACAATGGCTCACAGACTTTGATAATAGTAGTTTACGTAATTTATTGCTATTGGATAGAGATGCAATTATCGATGAGTAG
- a CDS encoding HAD-IA family hydrolase, whose protein sequence is MFKSITHVIYDMDGLLLDTESLNEQVNSEIVQRYGKSFDAKLKIAIAGRTTIDSARIIIDTLSIPLTVEEYIVERNKLLYPLYSTAQALPGTRELIQHLAKHKIPQAIASSSTRKHFEMKMVNHQQWSNMIQVMTLGDDPELKRGKPAPDIFLLTAQRLNADPRQCLVFEDSLAGMKAAIAAEMSVVIIPDPVFDKQPFQDATQVLNSMTEFNPQAWNLPGMS, encoded by the coding sequence ATGTTTAAATCCATTACCCACGTTATCTATGACATGGATGGATTGCTGTTAGATACAGAATCCCTAAATGAACAAGTAAATAGTGAGATTGTGCAACGCTACGGCAAATCTTTTGATGCGAAGCTTAAAATTGCGATCGCGGGAAGAACAACCATAGATTCAGCCAGAATAATCATAGATACTTTGTCAATTCCTCTCACAGTTGAAGAATATATTGTTGAGAGAAATAAACTACTTTATCCTTTGTATTCCACAGCTCAAGCTTTACCAGGAACCAGAGAACTGATTCAACACCTAGCAAAACATAAAATTCCTCAGGCGATCGCCTCTAGTTCGACCCGTAAACATTTTGAGATGAAAATGGTGAATCATCAGCAATGGTCAAACATGATTCAAGTAATGACCCTAGGGGATGATCCTGAACTAAAGCGAGGAAAACCGGCCCCAGATATTTTTCTACTGACAGCTCAGAGATTAAATGCTGACCCTAGACAGTGCTTAGTGTTTGAAGATTCTCTGGCGGGAATGAAAGCGGCGATCGCGGCAGAGATGTCTGTAGTTATTATTCCCGATCCTGTATTTGACAAACAACCGTTTCAGGATGCAACTCAGGTACTAAATTCGATGACAGAGTTCAATCCTCAAGCATGGAATTTACCAGGAATGTCCTGA
- a CDS encoding DMT family transporter, with translation MTKSQNIIYGACYIVASEFSFALSATIIKLVSASLPNESIVFFRNLFGLVILTPLLIKAGSKILHTNCLHLHLLRSGFGMAAMYTFFYALAHIPLGDSMLIKSTIPLIIPFISWFWLQESITQPVILAGVLGFIGVFLILDPTGNTDWASLVALASSVMAALAFVTIRKLSATEPPLRIVTYFAIFGLAISSIPLAWTWQTPTINQYFMLVGIGLTTTIGQLLLTRGYQNAPASSVGIFTYTSVPFGTFLGWLFWDDLLKTNSLFGGVLIILAGFIILRTKVVPKQPKI, from the coding sequence ATGACCAAAAGTCAAAATATTATCTATGGGGCATGTTACATTGTTGCTTCCGAATTCAGTTTTGCTCTCAGTGCAACCATTATTAAGTTGGTATCAGCCAGCTTACCTAATGAATCGATTGTATTTTTCCGCAATTTATTTGGATTAGTTATCCTAACTCCTTTATTAATCAAAGCTGGCTCTAAAATACTACATACAAATTGCTTGCATCTGCATTTGCTCCGGTCTGGTTTTGGGATGGCGGCTATGTATACCTTTTTTTATGCTTTGGCACATATTCCTCTGGGAGATTCAATGTTGATCAAGTCAACTATCCCTTTAATTATCCCCTTTATCTCTTGGTTCTGGCTTCAAGAAAGTATTACGCAGCCAGTAATTTTAGCAGGAGTACTAGGATTCATTGGAGTTTTCTTAATTTTAGACCCCACGGGCAATACTGATTGGGCTAGCTTAGTAGCATTAGCTAGTAGCGTAATGGCTGCTCTGGCTTTTGTCACTATTCGTAAGCTATCCGCAACCGAGCCACCATTACGCATAGTTACTTATTTTGCCATTTTCGGTCTTGCTATCTCCTCAATTCCTCTTGCTTGGACTTGGCAAACTCCTACTATAAATCAATATTTCATGTTAGTCGGTATTGGCTTAACTACAACTATCGGTCAACTGCTCTTAACCCGTGGATATCAAAATGCCCCAGCCTCCAGCGTTGGTATTTTTACTTATACTTCTGTCCCTTTTGGCACGTTTCTTGGTTGGCTTTTCTGGGACGATCTATTAAAAACTAACTCACTTTTTGGTGGTGTTTTAATTATTCTTGCTGGCTTCATCATTTTGCGAACTAAAGTGGTGCCGAAACAACCTAAAATTTAG
- a CDS encoding DUF2656 family protein translates to MSDNSTGRMLLSHNFNLNNNELPTLNREEFAQVFIDGLSTKDNISCSYIKNPHWVVEILFPTEEYTAPEIGQMCGEILTSSRKNDLSRSQLSTDTLILGGKKTTPATSTSTTSLQIGEWGVDVVETLEAVLFLQAINWDNLTANKPKDDIFRFDFLK, encoded by the coding sequence GTGAGTGATAATTCAACAGGGAGAATGCTACTTTCCCACAACTTCAACCTCAACAATAATGAACTTCCCACCCTTAACCGAGAAGAGTTTGCCCAAGTATTTATCGATGGACTAAGTACAAAGGATAATATTAGCTGTAGCTACATTAAAAATCCTCATTGGGTGGTAGAGATTCTTTTTCCCACAGAAGAATATACAGCCCCAGAAATTGGTCAAATGTGCGGCGAGATCTTAACCAGTAGCAGAAAAAATGATCTTTCTCGTTCTCAACTCTCTACTGACACTTTGATCTTAGGTGGCAAAAAAACTACTCCTGCTACTAGTACATCTACTACCTCTCTACAAATTGGCGAATGGGGAGTAGATGTAGTAGAAACTTTAGAGGCTGTTCTTTTCCTCCAAGCAATTAATTGGGATAATCTCACTGCAAACAAGCCCAAAGATGATATTTTTAGATTTGACTTTTTAAAATGA
- a CDS encoding phycobiliprotein lyase, producing the protein MNTSIFDQFFADCIGNWQSDRTYHYLTHKEIERSRTTFHVDPLTSEQKTKVLTDNSYNKLDNLEQFPGFNLGFYTISEKGEEVRQNLNLMFVPKSNNGSIIEGDYLRDRAYEEARAIVSHFCFDTNTRELLMTTNYTRLVSVDSITLTNPTLRIRKILNYEKPPTGKPLKNVLLVGFGVEQKV; encoded by the coding sequence ATGAACACCAGTATATTTGATCAATTCTTTGCGGACTGTATCGGTAATTGGCAATCCGATCGCACTTATCATTATTTAACTCACAAGGAAATCGAGCGATCGCGAACTACTTTCCATGTCGATCCCTTAACCAGCGAACAAAAAACCAAGGTACTAACTGATAATTCTTATAACAAACTAGATAATCTAGAACAATTTCCTGGATTTAATTTGGGTTTTTACACCATCTCGGAAAAAGGTGAGGAAGTTAGACAAAATCTCAATTTAATGTTTGTGCCCAAATCAAATAATGGCTCAATTATAGAAGGAGACTATTTGCGCGATCGCGCTTATGAAGAGGCGAGAGCAATAGTCTCTCATTTTTGTTTTGACACCAATACTAGGGAATTACTGATGACTACAAACTATACTCGGTTAGTCTCTGTCGACTCTATTACCCTCACCAATCCTACATTACGTATTCGTAAAATTCTTAACTACGAGAAACCGCCAACGGGAAAGCCTCTGAAAAATGTTTTATTAGTAGGCTTTGGAGTCGAACAAAAAGTGTAG
- a CDS encoding phycobilisome linker polypeptide produces the protein MTFGPASELGVGLFEDTAPFEYVPGRSEEEVESVIRAVYRQVLGNAYIMESERATVPESQFKRGELSVREFVRAVGKSDAYISRFFETCPRYRFIELNFKHFLGRAPNGYDEMKAHSAILDTGGWEAEIDSYLDSDEYQNAYGENFVPYYRGYKSRPGQTMVEFTHMFALARGASSSDFKGSLAGKSPALNKNVIQGTPIAVVPPSGGAAGDGWSFQEPTLGARTRQGSGAGANGKVYRIEVTGYASPGAVNRVSRFRRSNKVYLVPYEQLSQEYQRIHKQGGKIASITAI, from the coding sequence ATGACATTTGGACCAGCATCCGAATTAGGTGTCGGCTTATTTGAAGATACCGCCCCTTTTGAATATGTACCAGGTCGTTCAGAAGAAGAAGTAGAGAGCGTTATTCGTGCTGTCTACAGACAGGTACTAGGCAATGCTTACATTATGGAAAGCGAGAGGGCAACAGTCCCTGAGTCTCAATTTAAAAGAGGCGAATTAAGCGTACGTGAGTTCGTGCGAGCAGTAGGAAAGTCTGACGCTTACATATCACGCTTCTTTGAAACTTGTCCTCGTTATCGTTTCATTGAATTAAACTTTAAACATTTTCTGGGTCGTGCCCCCAATGGCTACGACGAGATGAAAGCTCACAGTGCCATCCTTGATACGGGTGGTTGGGAAGCAGAAATCGACTCTTATCTTGATAGCGACGAATATCAAAATGCTTACGGTGAGAATTTTGTTCCTTACTATCGTGGTTATAAGAGCCGTCCTGGTCAAACTATGGTGGAATTCACTCATATGTTTGCTCTAGCTCGTGGAGCTTCTTCTAGCGACTTTAAAGGAAGTTTGGCTGGTAAGAGTCCCGCACTCAACAAAAACGTAATTCAAGGAACTCCTATAGCAGTTGTTCCTCCTTCTGGTGGTGCTGCTGGTGATGGCTGGTCTTTCCAAGAACCTACTTTGGGAGCCCGCACTCGTCAAGGCTCTGGCGCAGGTGCCAACGGCAAAGTATATCGTATTGAAGTAACTGGTTATGCTTCTCCTGGTGCAGTTAACCGAGTTTCTCGATTCCGTCGTAGCAACAAAGTATATTTAGTTCCTTACGAACAGCTATCTCAAGAATATCAGCGTATTCATAAGCAAGGTGGCAAAATAGCCAGTATTACTGCTATTTAA
- a CDS encoding phycobilisome rod-core linker polypeptide, translating into MTAVLDAPVEVRANSTADDKTIAIRNVYKQVLGNPHVMESERLVSAESQFCDGSISLREFVRAVAKSDFYRARYFETAAPYRFVELNFKHLLGRAPEDQAELSEHIQRCINEGYDAEIDSYLDSVEYSEKFGENIVPYYTGAKSQIGKKQVNYNRTLSLLQGVAGVDSADKDSRLVDSIATNSAVAAKTPSVGGRTSPYKDATAKRFKIVVKGAKFDSPRRVSTTEYIVPGDRMTPQIQRIQRTGAKIVSITEIS; encoded by the coding sequence ATGACCGCAGTATTAGATGCGCCAGTTGAGGTTCGTGCAAATAGCACTGCCGATGACAAGACTATAGCTATACGCAATGTATATAAGCAAGTTTTGGGAAATCCTCATGTGATGGAGAGTGAGCGTTTAGTCAGCGCAGAATCTCAATTTTGCGATGGTAGCATTAGCTTAAGAGAGTTTGTTCGTGCCGTAGCTAAGTCAGACTTTTATCGCGCCCGCTATTTTGAAACTGCTGCACCTTATCGTTTTGTTGAGCTTAATTTCAAACATCTTTTAGGACGTGCCCCCGAAGACCAAGCAGAACTTTCTGAACATATCCAACGTTGTATTAATGAAGGTTATGATGCTGAAATCGATTCTTACCTTGACAGTGTTGAGTATTCCGAGAAATTCGGTGAAAACATCGTTCCTTACTATACTGGAGCCAAAAGCCAAATAGGGAAAAAGCAAGTTAACTATAATCGGACTCTTTCTTTGCTTCAAGGTGTTGCTGGGGTAGATAGTGCTGATAAAGATTCTCGCCTGGTAGATAGCATTGCTACCAATAGTGCCGTTGCTGCTAAAACTCCTTCTGTTGGTGGACGTACTTCTCCTTATAAAGATGCTACAGCAAAACGGTTCAAAATTGTGGTCAAAGGTGCAAAATTCGATAGTCCTCGTCGTGTTAGTACAACTGAGTATATCGTACCTGGCGATCGCATGACTCCTCAAATTCAGCGTATTCAGAGAACTGGAGCCAAAATCGTTAGCATTACTGAAATTAGCTAG
- a CDS encoding phycobilisome rod-core linker polypeptide — MSLWMTDVQPIELRERQPDQDFEIIIRTAYTQVLGNAHLLECDRLTNAESLLRNGDITVRGFVRAIGQSELYRSLFFDNSSQYRFIEMNCKHFLGRAPLDQAEVSQHVQLYNNSGYEAEIDSYIDSDEYLNAFGENIVPCPRTESNQRTLLNVGFNRTYALYRGYASSDNTTNKAKLISDLAANQATAIVFPSKSSGKTPGTNNKRFRIKATKASIGSLNRISNQSYEVNYEQLNAKIKNLHRIGAKILSITEV; from the coding sequence ATGTCATTATGGATGACTGATGTGCAGCCAATAGAACTTCGCGAACGCCAACCAGACCAGGATTTTGAGATTATTATTCGCACAGCCTATACTCAAGTTTTAGGAAATGCTCATTTACTAGAGTGCGATCGTTTGACAAACGCTGAGTCATTATTAAGAAATGGCGATATTACGGTGCGAGGTTTTGTGCGGGCGATTGGTCAATCAGAGCTATACCGTTCCTTATTTTTTGATAATTCATCTCAATACCGCTTTATCGAAATGAATTGTAAACATTTTTTAGGACGGGCTCCTCTAGACCAGGCAGAAGTTTCGCAGCATGTTCAACTTTATAACAACTCTGGTTATGAAGCTGAAATCGATTCCTATATCGATAGTGATGAATATCTTAATGCATTTGGGGAAAATATTGTACCCTGTCCTCGGACAGAGAGTAACCAGCGTACTTTGCTAAATGTTGGTTTTAATCGTACCTACGCTTTATATCGTGGTTACGCAAGCAGCGACAATACTACTAATAAAGCTAAGCTAATCTCAGATTTGGCAGCTAATCAAGCCACAGCAATCGTTTTTCCGAGCAAAAGTTCTGGTAAAACTCCTGGTACTAACAATAAGCGCTTTCGCATTAAAGCGACTAAAGCTAGCATTGGTTCTTTGAACCGTATTAGTAATCAGAGTTATGAAGTGAATTACGAACAGTTAAATGCCAAAATCAAGAATTTACATCGTATTGGTGCCAAAATTCTCAGCATTACTGAAGTCTAA
- a CDS encoding phycobilisome linker polypeptide produces the protein MSGMITTGDTNVSGYGSRTVAIEVTGVCRQDIARTSNYTVKVPYSRMSQTIQNINRLGGKVASVSLGETASISEASDET, from the coding sequence ATGTCAGGCATGATTACTACAGGAGATACCAATGTTAGTGGATATGGAAGCCGCACTGTAGCAATTGAAGTAACAGGTGTGTGTCGTCAGGACATAGCGCGTACTAGCAATTATACAGTTAAAGTTCCTTACAGTAGAATGTCTCAAACTATTCAGAACATTAATCGTCTGGGGGGGAAAGTAGCAAGTGTTTCTCTAGGAGAAACTGCCTCTATTTCTGAAGCCTCTGATGAAACCTAA